The nucleotide sequence TGCATTCATCCTTACCTCGATCTTTATATCTGGCTCATCCAGCACAATGGTCTTCTCAGCCTTATTAAAATCTATGGTCTCTTTGTCAATGGTGATGGCTGACAGCTGGATCAGCCTGTCAGATGTTATTGCTGTCCCATAGCTCTCATACTCCAGTTTAAGAGACAAGCGTCTTTCTGAAATCACATGAAAAATGCTACGACTACTTCAATGCTCTTTCAGCCTGAGAGTTTTTCAAATTAGACAAAGGCACAAATGTGGCCTTGCTATCACTGAGGccttaataatgaattacataGATGTGTCATATCATTGAATTCACTTTGCTCTAAGATCAGATCTAACCTTCTCCAGAGGGTACTTCCACCTTATCTGAAGCAACTCCACAGCTGTCTCCTTGTTTTCCTTTGTAGCTAACTGCTCTGGCAAAGAAGAGAAAGTTGCAGGTTCTTGCCTCCATGCAGTTGTTCGTGAGGATGGCGTACACCTCAAAGTCTGAGCCCACCATCATGTTGTCAGCCAGCTTGATCTTAAATGCAAATTAAAAgatgatttctttttaaaattcagttaaaaaagcattttagaTTACTTTTAGCCTAGAATAATTCCAGTtacttcaaaaataaaaaataaaaggaaaagctgcacacaatcactgtaatgtttaaataagCAGATGAAAAGTCAATTTGGGTACCTGTGTCATATCCATGAATCACTTTTACAAATATAAGTGTAGCCCATATTTGAAAAACATATACACTTTATGCCTGTCATACCTGTGTTGATTATTTTTAACTTGAGTGAATTCACAGTTTAGACACAGTTGACTTATCCTCTCAGAAGATTTCTCATAATGTCCAGTAGGTTCTTTTTATGACTTATTTTTATACAGATACAATAGGTTTAAATATGTTTACAATATTTGCCCAATCCACTAATTATAAACAGTAAAATACCTTAAGATGGAGCCCTGGCTTTTCTCCTCGCTGCTGCAGCTTGTTGTGGTGCTGGGCCTTCTCATACACCTGTCTCTCCTCCTTAGAGCCTGAAAGAACAACCAGGGATGACAAATACAGTATGTCTTCGCATTTTAAGCTAGATTTACGACAAGAGCATGGGCTCCATTCTCCTGTTAGGGGAAACACATATTTAAAACCACAAATTTGTTTAAATAGTTATTGTGACATGTTGGAGTACAGGTATAGGGACAGCAgttaaacagaagaagaagaacagaagATCGTGAGGAACAAAGAAACATATACCACATGCAAAACTAAactaggaaaaaaacaacaaagcccAAGGAAAGGAGACAAAAACAGATGAAGGTGAAcattaaatgcaaaaacagaaaactagaGATGGGACAGAGGCAACAACGCAATGTCAGAATGTTAAAAAATCAATTTCTTCTAGAGAGAGATTTAAATCAATCTGCAGTCTGGATTTGCATGGTTTTGCTCACGTGACTCTGCAGTACCTTCTGCATATTTGTATTGGTGTGTGATGTCACGCCTGTCATCTGAGCCCACGGTTTTAGTGCTTATAAAACATCCAACAGACTTTGTGGATCCACTGAACTTGACAAACTGTCCAGTTGACAAGAGCACCAAGTCCACAACATCGGCATTAACCTGAGAACAAACATACAAtggcatgattttttttttttttttaaccacaacaGAGGGGAATGGTTTCATTTACAAGCACACAGTATTTCTTAAGATagttgaaaataataataattaaaaaaaactaaccgCATCACCAATAAAAGCATCACAGCTAAACAGAAGAGGATATTTTCTCACCTCAGCAAAAATAAACGGTACGTCATATTTTAGCGTCAGCTCTCCTTCCTTGATGGCTTTCAGTGAAGCTGGTCCACAACAGAAAACACCTAACAGACATTAATGAAGACGCACATTCAGAATAAGGCTTTGATGTCGGCGTAACAGCAATAAAAAATGATTATTCACAGTAATGGTCATGTACACAGAGGACAAAAGGCTGAATCTCTTGtgttgaaaaacattttttctcgtGTCAGAGAGACCAGAACACATGTGAGCTGAATCATGTGAACAGGTCACGCAGTGCTGTCAGAGGCGTGATTTACTCCATAACGATGCCTAAAACCATGACCAGCGCCAGAAGACAAAACTAACCACTCTGAGTTAGACTCTGAGTTTAACTTATTAGGACCAATTGAGTTACAGCCCTGGCAGGTCTTGGGTGTGTCTTCCCTGATCTCAGCTGTCACACTTTTCCACTGAGGAACCGAGTTCAGTGGACCAATCATCCACCTATTAAAATAAAAGCTCATGAAGAGCCACTTGATCTCAGTGTGTGGGCCAGCCCTGAGAGTGGTGaactcatgttgtgctttgccTGAGTTTTGATTGTGTAATGTCTTTTTTAGAGGTACTAGTGAGCAGCTTGTGTCTGCTGACAGCAGCCTTTTCTTTTCCTGGTTCTACTATTGTTGCTTCTCCTGCCCCCTTTTCAAGAATTTAACAAATATTTTTAGCTGTGTTTCTTTCTTGTCTTCTTTGTCACCTTCACTTGTTTCCTGTGGGGTTGGGTCACTGGTTTGCCACCCATCAAACTTCTGGCCCAAGTCTGGACGAGTCATCCAGCTATCCACCCAAACATGGAAGTTCctggaaaaatgtaaaaaatgaaagaagTGCAACcaattttcaaaccataaaatAATCAGAGCATTTAGGATAGATAACAACAGAGGCAATATAAAGCAGAATGTACTGAACAAGACATACATATAGTCAACTTATATGTAACAGCTTTGTAATAATCATGATTGTGTGCTTACCATATTGAATCACCTCCAGAAATTCTTTTACCATCTTCATCATACAGGTTTTCTATCACAAGGTTGGCATCGGTATCGTGAGCTGATCCAAAGTTGGTAACCACTCGACACGGGATGCCCAGAGCACGAGACACTGAAGCAGAGAGAGCAGCCACAGCTCATGAAGCACATGCCTGAGATAGAGTTTGTCATCGGAGataaacaatacacacaaagcAAATCAGAACAACAAAGGAGACTAAATTTAGGGCTCTAATTAAAAGACCCTGGATTGATGAAAGATGTTTGTAAGGAAACAGATTCTCTGTAGCCTTCGCATGCTCTCACAAACTATTGGTTTATTTTAATTGTtcttgaaaataaaaaacagagacattttttttctatttaacttTATATTATTACTCTGAATTAAACTAAACCAATCAATAAACAAACCAATAGATAGCAAACTCTTAAGCACTGAAAATATGTGTCAACCTGTGCATGCAACTGCAGCAAAGACCCAGCACTGGCCGTAGCAGACAGGACCACTTTCTGCCCACTGATGCAGAATGTCCCCGCTGCCGATCCACTCTCCCGGATGAGTGCCATCTTCAATCTTTCCCCAGTTTCCTACCAGGACACCCCTGTCATCATTACTGTTAATCTGAGTGCAAGAGACGAgaccaaaaaaacacaaatgagtCATAAGTGAAGGAGAGACACAACCAACGTTCATACATACCAACCTTCATACACAAAAGCAGACTTACCATGGCGCTCAGCACCCTGGTCACATAAATGGGATTTCTCCTCGCAGAGCAGTCCTTATCAGCATCAGACACAAATTTAGGGTTTTCATCCAGAATCTTCAGGCAGATGTCCAATATTCCTGCTTCAAACTGCAGAGAAACCGAGGAGAAGGAGATATGTTTCAAAATGTTTGCACAACCCTTACTTAATCTGTTGATTTATGGCATTTTTGATACCTGTCCAAAGTTCCAGGGTGTCCCCTTGATTCTTTTATGTGTTCCTCTGTAGATCTGCCCATGTTGTGCTAGAACATACTCTTGCCTCTTTGTCTCACTGTGCATGTAAACAGCATCTCCTGTTGGCGCACCAAAACATTTAGACCATGGCCGGTCAAACTCATTTAACACTGAGAGCCGCATACACGCCACTCTGATCTTAAGTAGGCCGGACGAGTGAAACTGcactttctgtcagtgtaaagacatttaactacacatttaatccctgagatcTCTTAATATAAGACAAAGGAGTGTAATTTTTACAGCACACAACAGTTTTCTACATcagaaatgtaaacaaaagttctggtagctcactgcccagtaattaaaaaaaataaagtttttgtttattgatgaaaatgttatctttttttaaaccaaaaattCTATAGTAGACGAGAGCGTAAACAAGACCTTTTCTGTCATcttattgtttgtgtattactGTGCGAAAGGGTTTtattagcagaaaaagctgtaaaatatataaaaaatacagtGAAATTTTATAACTCCT is from Oreochromis niloticus isolate F11D_XX linkage group LG20, O_niloticus_UMD_NMBU, whole genome shotgun sequence and encodes:
- the LOC100692430 gene encoding protein-glutamine gamma-glutamyltransferase 2 isoform X2; translation: MSQVLDIERYDLDIKSNSRSHHTQLCGEERLIVRRGQPFNIILHLTAGSKDFKPGETGLTLIIETGPLPRKESDTKVTFSITDSTVDTDWSASATYDPSGNTLSLSISSSPDAPIGVYSLTLDQNGKKTSLGQFTLLFNAWCPRDAVYMHSETKRQEYVLAQHGQIYRGTHKRIKGTPWNFGQFEAGILDICLKILDENPKFVSDADKDCSARRNPIYVTRVLSAMINSNDDRGVLVGNWGKIEDGTHPGEWIGSGDILHQWAESGPVCYGQCWVFAAVACTVSRALGIPCRVVTNFGSAHDTDANLVIENLYDEDGKRISGGDSIWNFHVWVDSWMTRPDLGQKFDGWQTSDPTPQETSEGVFCCGPASLKAIKEGELTLKYDVPFIFAEVNADVVDLVLLSTGQFVKFSGSTKSVGCFISTKTVGSDDRRDITHQYKYAEGSKEERQVYEKAQHHNKLQQRGEKPGLHLKIKLADNMMVGSDFEVYAILTNNCMEARTCNFLFFARAVSYKGKQGDSCGVASDKVEVPSGEERRLSLKLEYESYGTAITSDRLIQLSAITIDKETIDFNKAEKTIVLDEPDIKIELLGEANINQSVMTKLTLLNPLPEQLQDCSFTVEGVSLTDSKPITAKIGAVGPKQEAKTTIEFIPTSAGPSVLLVNFDSDKLKNIKSFLNVVVKE
- the LOC100692430 gene encoding protein-glutamine gamma-glutamyltransferase 2 isoform X1; its protein translation is MLQISPRSCYTVRSLTNKQQQLKCDFAEGRDTKPAADMSQVLDIERYDLDIKSNSRSHHTQLCGEERLIVRRGQPFNIILHLTAGSKDFKPGETGLTLIIETGPLPRKESDTKVTFSITDSTVDTDWSASATYDPSGNTLSLSISSSPDAPIGVYSLTLDQNGKKTSLGQFTLLFNAWCPRDAVYMHSETKRQEYVLAQHGQIYRGTHKRIKGTPWNFGQFEAGILDICLKILDENPKFVSDADKDCSARRNPIYVTRVLSAMINSNDDRGVLVGNWGKIEDGTHPGEWIGSGDILHQWAESGPVCYGQCWVFAAVACTVSRALGIPCRVVTNFGSAHDTDANLVIENLYDEDGKRISGGDSIWNFHVWVDSWMTRPDLGQKFDGWQTSDPTPQETSEGVFCCGPASLKAIKEGELTLKYDVPFIFAEVNADVVDLVLLSTGQFVKFSGSTKSVGCFISTKTVGSDDRRDITHQYKYAEGSKEERQVYEKAQHHNKLQQRGEKPGLHLKIKLADNMMVGSDFEVYAILTNNCMEARTCNFLFFARAVSYKGKQGDSCGVASDKVEVPSGEERRLSLKLEYESYGTAITSDRLIQLSAITIDKETIDFNKAEKTIVLDEPDIKIELLGEANINQSVMTKLTLLNPLPEQLQDCSFTVEGVSLTDSKPITAKIGAVGPKQEAKTTIEFIPTSAGPSVLLVNFDSDKLKNIKSFLNVVVKE